A genomic segment from Lignipirellula cremea encodes:
- a CDS encoding TatD family hydrolase produces the protein MLIDTHAHLDDAQFDVIRSEAVARAQAADVSHILCVGCTLDASRKCLALAEQIPALACAIGIQPNYVAEAAPGDWDAIAALARSGHPEIVALGETGLDRYWDHAPFDLQEDYFDRHLRLSQQTGLPFIVHMRDCGDDIVAMLETARSRGPLAGVMHSFTGDLPLAERCLDLGLYISFAGMVTFKKSAELRSVAAAIPDDRILVETDSPYLSPHPHRSQRPNEPALMAHTAACLAEERGVSLADFAALTTANAQRLFSRWRIG, from the coding sequence ATGCTGATTGATACCCACGCCCATCTTGATGATGCGCAGTTCGACGTCATCCGCTCCGAGGCAGTCGCCCGCGCCCAGGCGGCGGACGTTTCCCACATTCTATGCGTCGGTTGCACGCTCGACGCCAGCCGCAAATGCCTGGCTCTGGCGGAGCAGATCCCCGCCCTGGCCTGCGCCATTGGCATACAGCCTAACTATGTGGCCGAGGCGGCTCCCGGCGACTGGGACGCGATTGCGGCGCTGGCCCGTAGCGGCCATCCGGAGATTGTCGCCCTGGGCGAAACGGGGCTGGACCGCTACTGGGACCATGCTCCTTTTGACCTGCAGGAGGATTACTTCGACCGGCATCTGCGACTGTCGCAGCAGACGGGGCTGCCGTTCATTGTGCACATGCGGGACTGCGGCGACGACATTGTCGCCATGCTGGAAACGGCCCGCAGCCGCGGCCCGCTGGCCGGCGTGATGCACTCGTTTACCGGGGATCTGCCGCTGGCGGAGCGTTGCCTGGACCTGGGCCTTTACATCAGCTTTGCGGGGATGGTCACGTTCAAAAAGTCGGCCGAATTGCGGTCGGTGGCCGCCGCCATTCCCGACGACCGGATCCTGGTCGAAACGGACTCGCCGTATCTTTCGCCCCATCCGCATCGCAGCCAGCGTCCGAATGAACCGGCCCTGATGGCGCATACGGCCGCCTGCCTGGCGGAAGAGCGGGGCGTATCGCTGGCTGACTTTGCCGCTCTCACTACAGCGAACGCCCAGCGGCTTTTTTCTCGCTGGCGGATCGGTTAA
- a CDS encoding NADH-quinone oxidoreductase subunit N, translating to MNLHELINDLIVDTKGSADASFLNVAVDSSVAAFAPELLLCATIVLMLLVRVFKGGARIDAFYIALVGTLLSLAAVAPWRHLTGVIDAADPGAVTRMEIFTGMLVYDTFGVFIRMVLIGFLVLFVIFTKLSGIPDKEDGPDIYSLALGATLGMCLMATANHLLMVFMAVEMASVPSYVLAGMLKGRRRASEAALKYSIYGAGAAGVMLYGISLLSGILDSVHLPTMAAQLAQRLPDMPGQELMVLALGGLMVAVGLAFKLSAVPFHFWAPDVFEGATAEVGGFLSIASKAAALALLVRVALGFGSIPPEGPVPGERSQAIAMAEAAAAEAATTEIENPDRETTAEPNANEQTRLTAPAHFVALQEEVSPSDAPAHSDTPADHDHEHADDHDHADHAHGSHSDYGAEAALPTPSSKEQIAALAPARSFMGKLIAFLAVLTCTFGNLAAYGQTNIKRLMAYSTIAHAGYMMMPIPALLELVGRDTLSAESAVAAMCIYLGIYLFMNLGSFAVIAFLRNEMGSEEIADYAGLIRRAPVIVVAFSILLFSLVGLPPLAGFIGKFAVFAVLVEGYRVSAAAGAPATYLLVVLLAGGLNSAISLFYYLRVVKTMTMDPEPENRRPFHFSSVSLQGMYVCAMAAAMVVLFIFWNGLSEAASAAARNLLS from the coding sequence ATGAATCTTCACGAACTAATCAACGACCTGATCGTCGACACCAAAGGCTCGGCCGACGCCAGCTTTTTGAATGTCGCCGTCGATTCGAGCGTGGCGGCGTTCGCGCCTGAACTGTTGCTTTGTGCGACGATCGTGTTGATGCTGCTGGTGCGAGTCTTCAAAGGCGGCGCCAGGATCGACGCGTTCTATATCGCGCTGGTCGGCACGCTGCTTTCGCTGGCGGCAGTCGCTCCCTGGCGGCATCTTACCGGCGTCATCGACGCGGCGGATCCGGGTGCGGTCACGCGGATGGAAATCTTTACCGGCATGCTGGTTTATGACACCTTCGGCGTGTTCATCCGGATGGTGCTGATCGGGTTCCTGGTCCTGTTTGTGATCTTCACGAAGCTCTCCGGCATCCCCGACAAAGAAGACGGCCCTGATATTTACTCGCTGGCCCTGGGCGCCACGCTGGGCATGTGCCTGATGGCGACCGCCAACCATCTGCTGATGGTGTTCATGGCTGTCGAAATGGCGAGCGTGCCTTCCTATGTGCTCGCCGGCATGCTCAAAGGCCGCCGTCGCGCCAGCGAAGCAGCCCTGAAGTATTCGATCTACGGAGCCGGTGCGGCAGGCGTTATGCTGTACGGCATCAGCTTGCTGTCCGGAATTCTCGATTCGGTCCATCTGCCGACGATGGCTGCCCAGTTGGCCCAGCGACTGCCCGATATGCCGGGACAGGAATTGATGGTGCTTGCCCTGGGCGGCCTGATGGTCGCGGTGGGACTGGCCTTCAAGTTGTCGGCCGTGCCGTTCCACTTCTGGGCTCCAGACGTTTTCGAAGGCGCCACTGCTGAGGTTGGCGGCTTTCTGAGCATCGCCTCCAAGGCGGCCGCATTGGCCTTGCTGGTCCGCGTCGCCCTGGGCTTCGGTTCGATTCCGCCGGAAGGACCTGTCCCCGGCGAACGCTCGCAGGCCATCGCCATGGCAGAAGCCGCCGCAGCTGAGGCCGCGACGACCGAAATTGAAAACCCGGATCGCGAAACAACGGCCGAGCCGAACGCGAACGAACAAACCCGCCTGACGGCGCCGGCCCACTTTGTCGCCCTGCAGGAGGAAGTTTCGCCCAGCGATGCTCCCGCACACAGCGATACTCCCGCCGATCACGACCATGAGCATGCGGACGATCACGACCATGCTGACCACGCGCACGGAAGCCACAGCGATTATGGTGCGGAAGCAGCGCTACCGACGCCGTCCTCGAAAGAACAGATTGCCGCTTTAGCTCCCGCCCGGAGTTTCATGGGCAAGCTGATCGCCTTTCTGGCCGTGTTGACCTGCACGTTTGGCAACCTGGCGGCGTACGGACAAACAAACATCAAACGGCTGATGGCCTATTCGACAATCGCCCATGCTGGCTACATGATGATGCCGATTCCCGCCCTCCTGGAACTGGTCGGCCGCGACACGCTTTCCGCCGAATCGGCGGTGGCTGCCATGTGCATTTATCTGGGCATCTACCTGTTCATGAACCTCGGCAGTTTTGCCGTCATCGCCTTCCTGCGAAATGAGATGGGCAGCGAAGAGATCGCCGACTACGCCGGCCTGATTCGTCGGGCTCCGGTAATTGTGGTCGCTTTTTCGATCCTGCTGTTCAGCCTGGTGGGTCTGCCGCCTTTGGCGGGTTTTATCGGCAAGTTCGCGGTGTTTGCGGTGCTTGTGGAAGGGTATCGGGTCTCGGCGGCAGCCGGCGCCCCGGCGACTTACCTGCTGGTGGTGCTGCTGGCCGGCGGCTTGAATTCGGCGATCAGCCTGTTTTATTACCTGCGAGTGGTTAAGACGATGACGATGGACCCGGAGCCGGAAAACCGGCGCCCCTTCCATTTCTCCAGCGTGTCTTTGCAGGGCATGTATGTCTGTGCGATGGCGGCGGCGATGGTCGTCCTGTTTATCTTCTGGAATGGTCTGAGCGAAGCGGCCAGTGCGGCCGCCCGCAACCTGTTGAGTTAG
- a CDS encoding complex I subunit 4 family protein gives MDASVALTILSFIVFLPAAAALVIGFFPKTADTAIRFVTLATTIVVFGLVFFCMWDPMGLTARGFDAGLSTMQQTFNVPWIPSFHIDYLMGVDGISLPLVVLTAFVSVLAMGASWSIKKHVKAYCILFLLLETGMLGVFLALDFFLFYVFWEVMLLPMYFLIGVWGGERREYAALKFFLYTLLGSVLMLIAILVLYFNSDLRELAAVSDVFHDDAVVKWDELHVDSNPDAEDSLKSRLRAESMLGAWKEQHPNSPLVLTPTAGHEELPVFLRPGSEPETKVIHRLEGDKPLVQILIGKEENSAHHVLEAISATPELNSHFSAALAEGAAEEAVVESDAPIHTFNILAMQAMSLHTNLFPRTLQQWCFVLLFIGFAIKVPCVPLHTWLPDAHVEAPTPISMILAGVLLKMGGYGIIRMCYPICPFGGYDFAFIVCTIGVVSMIYGAFAALAQTDFKRMVAYSSVSHMGYVVLGLGVWSAVAGTNFNPEYWNMGVKGAMFQMIAHGVSSAGMFFMVGIIYDRVHHRRLNEFGGLFARMPVYSALAFGLFFAGLGLPGLCGFIGEVLVVLSVWKYNWVLAVLSASVVILTAAYILWALQRVYLGAEYRGPHGEEIKPITARELTIALPMFVFAIILGVFPYQTVLQYMDPTIDRQVTSLANWTREKVADGEIVPVGVATADDPIAVAPVISFNPALLPAPQATMEPMELPPAAPANENGSAPSEPTVAEPEPAPAAPDADAAPAAEPAPATTPAPPETPAAPQPGTPPATPETPAADEPPAP, from the coding sequence ATGGATGCATCAGTCGCCCTCACAATTTTAAGTTTCATCGTCTTTTTGCCAGCTGCTGCGGCGCTGGTGATCGGGTTTTTTCCCAAGACGGCGGACACCGCGATTCGTTTCGTTACTTTGGCGACGACGATCGTGGTCTTTGGCCTGGTATTTTTCTGCATGTGGGATCCCATGGGTTTAACCGCCCGCGGATTCGACGCGGGTCTTTCGACCATGCAGCAAACTTTCAATGTGCCATGGATTCCGTCCTTCCACATTGACTACCTGATGGGCGTCGACGGCATCAGCCTGCCGCTGGTCGTGCTGACGGCCTTTGTCAGCGTGCTGGCCATGGGCGCCAGCTGGTCGATCAAAAAGCACGTCAAAGCGTACTGCATTTTATTCCTGCTCCTGGAAACAGGCATGCTGGGCGTGTTCCTCGCGCTCGACTTCTTCCTGTTCTATGTGTTCTGGGAAGTGATGCTGTTGCCGATGTACTTTCTCATTGGCGTCTGGGGCGGCGAGCGACGTGAATACGCCGCACTCAAGTTCTTCCTGTATACGCTGCTGGGCAGCGTGCTGATGCTGATCGCCATTCTGGTGCTGTATTTCAACAGCGATCTGCGAGAACTGGCCGCGGTGTCCGACGTTTTCCACGACGACGCAGTGGTGAAGTGGGACGAACTGCATGTTGATTCCAACCCTGATGCGGAAGACAGCCTGAAATCCCGGCTTCGCGCAGAGAGCATGCTGGGCGCCTGGAAAGAGCAGCATCCCAACTCGCCGCTCGTGCTTACCCCGACGGCCGGACATGAAGAACTGCCCGTGTTCCTGCGTCCCGGCTCCGAGCCGGAAACAAAGGTTATCCACCGCCTGGAAGGAGACAAGCCGCTCGTCCAGATCCTGATTGGCAAGGAAGAGAACTCAGCCCATCACGTGCTGGAAGCGATTTCCGCCACGCCCGAACTGAATAGCCATTTTTCCGCCGCCCTGGCCGAAGGCGCCGCCGAGGAGGCCGTGGTCGAGTCGGACGCGCCGATTCACACCTTTAATATCCTCGCCATGCAGGCGATGTCGCTGCATACGAATCTGTTCCCGCGAACGCTGCAGCAGTGGTGCTTTGTGCTGCTGTTCATCGGTTTTGCGATCAAGGTCCCGTGCGTACCCCTGCACACCTGGTTGCCCGACGCGCACGTGGAGGCGCCGACCCCGATTTCGATGATTCTGGCCGGCGTGCTGCTGAAAATGGGCGGGTACGGCATCATTCGAATGTGCTATCCCATCTGTCCGTTCGGCGGCTATGACTTTGCCTTTATCGTTTGCACGATCGGCGTTGTCAGCATGATCTACGGGGCCTTTGCGGCCCTGGCCCAGACCGACTTCAAACGGATGGTCGCTTACAGCTCTGTCAGCCACATGGGCTATGTGGTTCTCGGCCTGGGCGTCTGGTCGGCGGTTGCGGGCACCAACTTCAACCCGGAATACTGGAACATGGGCGTCAAAGGCGCCATGTTCCAGATGATCGCCCACGGCGTGAGCTCGGCCGGTATGTTTTTTATGGTCGGCATTATCTACGACCGCGTACACCATCGCCGGTTGAACGAGTTTGGCGGCCTGTTCGCTCGGATGCCGGTCTACTCGGCCCTGGCGTTTGGCCTGTTCTTTGCCGGTCTGGGTCTGCCTGGTCTGTGCGGATTCATTGGCGAAGTGCTGGTGGTCCTGTCGGTCTGGAAATACAACTGGGTGCTGGCGGTGCTCTCGGCTTCGGTCGTGATCCTGACGGCGGCTTACATCCTGTGGGCTCTCCAGCGGGTTTACCTGGGCGCCGAATACCGCGGTCCCCACGGCGAAGAGATCAAGCCGATTACGGCCCGCGAGCTGACGATCGCCCTGCCGATGTTTGTGTTCGCTATCATCCTGGGGGTCTTCCCCTATCAAACGGTGTTGCAATACATGGATCCGACGATCGACCGTCAGGTAACCTCGCTAGCCAACTGGACACGGGAGAAAGTCGCCGATGGCGAAATCGTCCCGGTCGGCGTGGCGACTGCCGACGACCCGATTGCGGTCGCCCCGGTGATTTCCTTCAATCCGGCCCTGCTGCCCGCTCCGCAAGCAACGATGGAACCGATGGAACTGCCGCCTGCTGCTCCTGCAAACGAGAACGGATCGGCTCCCAGCGAGCCGACCGTTGCTGAACCGGAACCTGCCCCGGCAGCACCGGACGCCGATGCGGCCCCCGCGGCGGAGCCTGCTCCGGCAACGACGCCAGCCCCGCCTGAAACTCCTGCCGCACCCCAGCCCGGCACGCCGCCCGCCACTCCGGAAACTCCGGCAGCCGACGAGCCGCCTGCCCCGTAA